The genomic stretch ATTGAGATTATTTAATGTGGAACTGGAGCATGGGTAGTTCTTTCATCTTATTTAATGTGAATAACTATTCAAAATCACATTATCTAACCACACAACCTTACCTCGTCCAAATAACTTCATCTTATTTATTtcaccaaaattttttttatttcatttacgtTAGGGACTTGGGTAAAATTCATTATTAAACGCTAACTGCATATTAGGCTACTCAAGTGGGTTTATTAATTTTGCTTTCTGTGTGGAAGCCCCACAATCTCTCCCTCAACGTAGGAGCTACGCTGGATTCCTACACCATGAACCTGCCAAACCTTGGCTTTGATACCTCTTGTTAAGGACTTGGATATAACTCATATTTGAAAGCTAGCCATTAAGGAGATGATGCCCAAGTATCTAGAAGTCTCCACATTAGGCTACTCACTTCCGATGTGAGAATATTAATTTTTCCTTCCACGTGGAACCTCATCAATTATTGTTAGGGAGTTGGGTAGAACTTATCCTCAAAAGCTAGCCATTAAAGAGAGGGTATCCAAGTATCTAGAAGTCTCCACATTGGGCTACTCACTTTCATTATGGTTTATTAATTTCACCTTCCGCATGAGTTTTCCTCCACATGGTAGCCACCAAGTTCTTCCCATATATATATCCCCCTCCATGCCCaacctggctctgataccacttgttagagaTTTGGGTAGAACTCATCTTTAAAAGCTATCATGTAAGGAGAAAAAACCCCAGTGCCTATAAGTCTTCACATCAGGCTATTAACTTCCGATGTGGAATTATTAATTACGCCTTATGTGTGAAACCCCAACAATTTATTTATTGTGAAAGAATTTCCCACTCTACCAGTATGAGGACACTACACCAATTAGTGGTATGAAAATGGTATCATTCATGTGAATAcatattttcaaaatagataaaataaaaatacatgtgTGGGGCCCCCTCTCCTTGTTTTAGGGTTCGCCTCGCTTTGTTTTAGGGTCGAGGCTAAAAATTGTGCTGCAATTATAATGATTTTAGCCCTTGATATGGTAATAGATGTTCATGAGTAGAAGGCATGATTCATTTCATGAGATTATTAGGGTGAAGCATGGACAACCCCCGTCCCCTTATTTTATCTAATTATATCATTGTTCTTTCTCAATCCTATTTTTATTCAAGAAAACCAAATGAGTTGatagaaaatgaataaaaaatgtcaattaaaaatatatattcaatccaaaaaatttcttctttttcttcaaagattTAATACAAAACCATACATTCTTAGTACCCCCTCTCATCTTCGCCGAAAGAAGGTCATGTTGATCTGATGCCCTCACATAAGTCAACAACCACAATAGATCCTTCTACTGCAAAGTGCCATCTTCTCATGCAAATTTCCTCATTTTCTCACACTTctcaataaaaattttaatgacCTTCCCCAAACCTCATAGTGGTGGGAGTCAGGTGCAAAGGATACGCATTTTATATGAAAATCAAgcatagaattataaataatataaattgAAAATCTTTCTACAATCTTACTAATCACACCCCAGAATGTTTCAAGCATGGATTACCACACATAACAGCAaccaaagaaagaagggaaaagctTTAAAATTCACAAGGTGAAGGTGTAACTGAGTGCTAATTAACAAGAGTGCATGAGACCAAATCAATTATATTTATTGGCAATGTCCAAGAGACAAAAACACAGTTCATTGGGCTTTGACAGCATAGCCATATGATCAGCATCCTCAATCTCCATCACCTCTTTAAGTGGATCATTCTCAATCATCCAACGTTGAAAATCCTCAGTAATTACTAAATCCTTTTTGCATACAATGTAAACTCGATTAACCGAGCCATATCCCTCTTTTGAGAATGCTTTCCCCTTTGATAGATCTTCTATGAACATGGATCCAGGCCTTACCAGTGTCTCTCCAAGTGCCAAATCCTTCCGGTTGCCAATAGTCACAAATATGTTAACCAATTAAtgcttgtgaaaaaaaaaaccattcctAATCAAGCAGTAAAGAAATATGAAAAGAGACGAAATAGAGAACATAGAAACCAGCAGAAATAAGTTACTGATAATACTTATCAatttttaccagaaaaaaaaaaaaaaagataatactTGTCAATCAATCAAGAAAACGGCATtatcagaggaaaaaaaaaccatactCAGACACAGGGAACATTGGCGGATGCCACACTCTTAGAAAAGGAACCACTTTCCATTTATTTAATAGGGATCGAATGAGCTTCCCATGATGTCAGCATAGAAAAAAATCTGCACACCACATCCAATGTTCTAGAAAGTATAATATCATCCATGTTTGTCACATCAACATATCCTTGAACCACTAAATGTTAAGATGCATTATCATACAATATATGGTTGTTGCCTTTTCCCAAaattaatgataataataataataacaggaAGTGTTACACGTGTgctagagagagatagatagagaaTATAATTTACCTGTGAAGAGGAGAGTTGATAGAGCTTGAAGGCCAAGAACTTGGGGCCAAAAAGTACTGTAGTTTTGGGCATCACGGGGTCCAGATCAGATGAAAAATGAGTATCTAACCAACAACCCTCTGCTGGGATCCTCTCCATAAACTGTTATCAAGTGGATGAAACAGAATACTAGATTACAAGAGTGTTCTATAGTGAAACGTGTGTTATTGGACATTTGGTAACATATATTATTTCCCAAATATCTATACATAAGGTTTATATTCTCCATTGTGCCAAAAATTAATATGTCAATCATCAGAGTTCATCTAGACTGTCTGGTCAATAAAACCTTTTGCAAGtactctcacacacacaagagcgagagagagagagagagagagagagaggtatagAATAGGCAGAAAGAACTAAGGACGACATAAAGGTACCTGATCCAAGACATAGGAAGGGGAATGTGTAGAATCGGGCATGAAAGCTGTCAGAAAGACAGCTACGGATATCTTGTGAGGAAACCTGTCCATGGCAATAGCCAAATTGTAGCCACCCAAGCTGTGTCCCACTAGGGTTACCTTCTCTCCTGGAGGAAGTGAGTCCATCAACTCCATTAACGGCTGTGAGTAGTTGGACATCGTATGGACCTCAGCTAGTTTAGCCATGTTGATCCCTGAAGCCGCAAGGTCGATCGCCGTCACTTGATGTCCTGCACTCTCCAGCAGCGGCTTAACCTTGTACCAACACCATCCTCCATGACCCAGACCATGTACTAGAACAAAAtgcaccatctctctctctctctctctccccctggCTTTGTGTGCGTGATTATGATATGTTTATATAGAGTTAGAGCAATAAGCAAGTTTGTTATTTGCACAGTTCTAAGCAAGTTCCAAAGTGACTTGCAACTCTGATGGCCACATAAACTGTAATAAGGACTCCTTCCAAAGTGGACTTTGACAAATTTGTGTGTATTCCTCGCCGATGGCTATGCCGAAAGGTGAGGAATATCGCATCTCCTTAAGTTTCTGAATTCCTATCTTAATTTTGTCTTGATGTCCCAATCGATCACTTCTCACCATTGCCTAAATGAACTCTTGTCATTGAAGGGATAAAAAGAAGAGTTATTTCGTGAAAGAGCTCTTACATGGATATTTGAATGACTTCTCCCAAGTAatacaaaatgaaaattattatGATGTGATTTGATATCTGAATTTACGActccaagaagagaaaaaaaaaatatggaaaagatttaccagaaaaagaagaattaaaaagaCAACAGGTCATTTGATGTGATTTCAATGAATCATACAGTGTACCTAACCCCCACTTCCCTCGGCAGCTGCTCCTGGTACTTTGTCTGTTCATAACGTTGAAATTAGTGAGGAAAATATTCGCCATGATTATccaatgataattttttaatattattataaaTTGGTTTTAAATTCGTAAacaccatttttattttcttaggtaTCCTTCCTGTAAggaaaatttaaagggaaaagaagtgaaatttttatacttaaaaaagaaatatttgtaattattattgtattttttattttattttttgctagaaattctaaacttttattaaagaaaaaaaaatgaaagattgaaaaaaaaaaaaaatacaataagttgTGATTCAGgattccccaccttcggcattgccatcaataagGAATTTTGAAAACACTATCTTAAGCGAAATCTTGGCCTAGTTGCCGCACCATACACAATCTTATCATTAATAAAAGCTGGAAAGATAACATCCGAgtctgaaatttctgattttgctGCATTCTTAGCGAGGTAGTCCGCTCCAGAATTTGCTTACCTGAAGCAGTGTGTTATTTTCTATGTTATTGCATTCAAGAAAGGTTAAAGAGCAACCCAATCTTGCAATGCGTATTAGGAAACAAACTTTCCTTGAACTAAAGGCACTACTGCAATTGAGTCAGCCTCTATCCATAGGGATTCCACTCTTTTTACCTTAACAATTTTTATGCCTTTAGTGAGAGCTTTAAATTCCACCACATAGTTTGTTGAGGTTCCAATGTGAATTTTGAAAGATGCAATAGTCTTTCCTGTGTAATCTCTTAAAACCCCTCCTGCTCCAGCCCTTCCTGGATTTCCCATAAAGTAGCCATCAACACTAAGCTTTATCCACCCCTGCTAGTCTTTCCTGTAATTATTATTCTATGTGATCcaatatgattgtataaactacttaatttttttaaccatatttaacaatgatacattttacatttaatttttattttacatattatagcaaagggtgtTAGAtgcaaagtgaagt from Macadamia integrifolia cultivar HAES 741 chromosome 11, SCU_Mint_v3, whole genome shotgun sequence encodes the following:
- the LOC122092991 gene encoding salicylic acid-binding protein 2-like produces the protein MANIFLTNFNVMNRQSTRSSCRGKWGLARGREREREMVHFVLVHGLGHGGWCWYKVKPLLESAGHQVTAIDLAASGINMAKLAEVHTMSNYSQPLMELMDSLPPGEKVTLVGHSLGGYNLAIAMDRFPHKISVAVFLTAFMPDSTHSPSYVLDQFMERIPAEGCWLDTHFSSDLDPVMPKTTVLFGPKFLAFKLYQLSSSQDLALGETLVRPGSMFIEDLSKGKAFSKEGYGSVNRVYIVCKKDLVITEDFQRWMIENDPLKEVMEIEDADHMAMLSKPNELCFCLLDIANKYN